The nucleotide sequence GCGACAACCTACAACGCCGTGGTGTCAAAATCCGCCAGCGACGGCTCATTCAAAACCATTGCCGATGCAATTGCCAGCGCTCCGACCGGCAGCACGCCGTTCGTCATTTTGATCAAGAACGGTGTCTATAACGAACGTCTGACGATTACCCGCAATAACCTGCATCTGAAAGGCGAAAGCCGTAACGGTGCGGTCATTGCCGCCGCCACAGCGGCAGGCACCCTGAAATCGGACGGCAGTAAATGGGGAACGGCAGGCAGCAGCACCATCACCATCAGCGCCAAAGATTTCAGCGCCCAGTCACTGACCATTCGCAACGACTTTGATTTCCCCGCCAATCAGGCCAAAAGCGACAGCGACAGCAGTAAAATCAAAGACACGCAGGCAGTCGCGCTTTACGTCACCAAAAGCGGCGACCGCGCCTACTTCAAAGACGTCAGCCTGGTCGGTTATCAGGACACGCTGTATGTTTCCGGCGGCCGCAGCTTCTTCTCCGACTGCCGTATCAGCGGCACGGTTGACTTTATCTTTGGCGACGGCACCGCGTTGTTCAACAACTGCGATCTGGTCTCCCGCTATCGCGCTGATGTGAAAAGCGGCAATGTCTCCGGCTACCTGACCGCGCCCAGCACCAACATTAATCAGAAGTATGGTTTGGTGATAACCAACAGCCGCGTGATTCGTGAAAGCGACTCGGTATCAGCGAAAAGCTATGGACTGGGCCGGCCCTGGCACCCGACAACGACCTTCTCTGATGGCCGTTACGCGGATCCGAACGCTATTGGTCAGACCGTATTCCTGAACACCAGCATGGATAACCATATTTACGGCTGGGACAAGATGTCCGGCAAGGATAAAAACGGCAACACCATTTGGTTCTATCCAGAAGATTCCCGTTTCTTCGAATACAAATCCTATGGTGCGGGAGCGGCAGTGAGTAAAGACCGTAAGCAACTGACTGACGCACAGGCCGCAGAGTACACCCAGAGCAAAGTACTGGGCGACTGGACACCAACATTACCCTGATGGATTGCCATTCTGATGCAAAAAAACAGCCAGCCGGTAACGGCTGGCTGTTTTTCTTTCCTGCGTCTGACCAGCGGCAGCCCGTCAGATAGCGGTTTCGTCCTCTTCACCGGTGCGGATACGGATGACACGAGCGACATCAAAGACAAAGATCTTACCGTCGCCAATCTTGCCAGTCTGCGCAGTGCTCATGATAGTTTCCACACAGGTATCAACGATATCGTCAGACACCACGATCTCAATTTTCACTTTCGGCAGAAAATCCACCATGTATTCCGCGCCGCGATACAGCTCGGTATGACCCTTCTGGCGTCCAAATCCTTTAACTTCGGTGACCGTCATCCCGGTGATGCCAACCTCAGCTAACGCTTCGCGTACATCATCCAGTTTGAATGGTTTAATAATCGCATCAATTTTTTTCATGGTGAAATCCTAATCAACACTATGTAGCGGCCAGAGCCAGCACGGCGAAATCATGATCGGCCATGCAATTCACAATAACGTAACACTATTCTTTAAAATCGTTGGCGTCCAGTTCGTGCCGCGCCAGCAATTTATAAAATTCCGTACGGTTTCGTCCCGCCATACGCGCCGCCTGCGTCACGTTGCCTTTGGCTATCTGCAATAATTTACGCAGGTAATTAAGCTCAAAC is from Dickeya dianthicola NCPPB 453 and encodes:
- the pemA gene encoding pectinesterase PemA, with protein sequence MLKTISGTLALSLIIAASVHQAQAATTYNAVVSKSASDGSFKTIADAIASAPTGSTPFVILIKNGVYNERLTITRNNLHLKGESRNGAVIAAATAAGTLKSDGSKWGTAGSSTITISAKDFSAQSLTIRNDFDFPANQAKSDSDSSKIKDTQAVALYVTKSGDRAYFKDVSLVGYQDTLYVSGGRSFFSDCRISGTVDFIFGDGTALFNNCDLVSRYRADVKSGNVSGYLTAPSTNINQKYGLVITNSRVIRESDSVSAKSYGLGRPWHPTTTFSDGRYADPNAIGQTVFLNTSMDNHIYGWDKMSGKDKNGNTIWFYPEDSRFFEYKSYGAGAAVSKDRKQLTDAQAAEYTQSKVLGDWTPTLP
- the glnB gene encoding nitrogen regulatory protein P-II, whose translation is MKKIDAIIKPFKLDDVREALAEVGITGMTVTEVKGFGRQKGHTELYRGAEYMVDFLPKVKIEIVVSDDIVDTCVETIMSTAQTGKIGDGKIFVFDVARVIRIRTGEEDETAI